Proteins from a single region of Heterodontus francisci isolate sHetFra1 chromosome 29, sHetFra1.hap1, whole genome shotgun sequence:
- the LOC137345966 gene encoding probable G-protein coupled receptor 139, giving the protein MGRQALPIEMFFPILAVIGIPGKNCGLSKGITRYMMAMAVGDLMVLIFNVIVSQIIKYHFPDSLLNYTSACRFTVFMQGFSIQLSIWFTLSFTFDRFVAICCQKLKSRYCTERTATTVITTMCVLNILINIPMPFRYEPDYTLNNIQWGCRTVTGYFTSPAWKIHQWITILSNALLPIPLLLLLNSLTVRHILLASRARKALKSNNNGKTGSDPEMKNRRTSIILLFAISGTFIVLSAPITVIHICVGVTQTLDFQGSNSLYLAIRITFLLMCTSSCTNTCIYALTQRRFRAEIKNMVKYPYYLIVKLFK; this is encoded by the exons ATGGGACGACAGGCACTTCCAATAGAAATGTTCTTTCCGATTCTCGCAGTTATTGGCATTCCTGGTAA GAACTGCGGTCTTTCCAAAGGAATCACTCGTTATATGATGGCCATGGCCGTGGGAGACCTCATGGTCCTTATCTTTAATGTTATTGTGAGCCAAATCATCAAGTATCATTTTCCAGATTCATTGCTGAACTACACTTCCGCGTGTCGTTTTACTGTCTTCATGCAAGGGTTTAGCATTCAGCTCTCTATCTGGTTCACACTGTCGTTCACCTTTGACCGTTTTGTCGCAATTTGTTGCCAGAAATTGAAATCAAGATATTGCACCGAAAGGACAGCCACCACGGTTATAACGACCATGTGTGTGCTCAACATTTTGATCAATATTCCCATGCCTTTCCGCTATGAACCCGATTATACTCTCAACAATATACAGTGGGGCTGCCGCACCGTCACAGGATATTTTACTTCACCCGCATGGAAGATTCACCAATGGATTACCATCCTCTCAAATGCATTACTTCCAATTCCTTTGCTGCTGCTGTTGAACTCTCTCACCGTCAGGCACATTTTATTAGCCAGTAGAGCTCGCAAAGCCCTGAAGAGCAACAACAATGGAAAAACCGGCAGTGATCCCGAGATGAAGAACAGAAGAACATCCATCATTCTACTCTTTGCTATCTCGGGCACTTTTATTGTGTTGTCGGCCCCTATTACCGTAATACACATTTGTGTCGGTGTCACACAGACACTCGATTTCCAAGGTTCAAACTCACTTTATTTGGCAATTAGAATCACATTTCTGTTGATGTGCACCAGCTCCTGtacaaacacttgtatttatgcaCTGACACAGAGGAGATTCAGAGCGGAGATCAAAAATATGGTGAAATATCCGTattatctcattgttaaattatttaAATAA
- the LOC137345967 gene encoding probable G-protein coupled receptor 139: MGRQALPIEMLYPILAVIGIPGKKCGLSKGITHYMMAMAVGDLMVLIFNVIVSQIIKYHFPDSLLNYTSTCRFTVFMQGFSIQLSIWFTMSFTFDRFVAICCQKLKSRYCTERTATMVVTAMCVLNILINIPMPFRYEPDYILNNIQWGCRTITGYFTSPAWKVHQWITNLSSTLLPIPLLLLLNSLTVRHILLASRARKALKSNNNGKTGSDPEMKNRRTSIILLFAISGTFIVLSAPITVIHICVGVTQTLDFQGSNSLYLAIRITFLLMCTSSCTNTCIYALTQRRFRAEIRNMVKYPYYLIVKLFK, encoded by the exons ATGGGACGACAGGCACTTCCGATAGAAATGTTGTATCCTATTCTCGCAGTTATTGGCATTCCTGGTAA GAAATGCGGTCTTTCCAAAGGAATCACTCATTATATGATGGCCATGGCCGTGGGAGACCTCATGGTCCTTATCTTTAATGTTATTGTGAGCCAAATCATCAAGTATCATTTTCCAGATTCATTGCTGAACTACACATCCACGTGTCGTTTTACTGTCTTCATGCAAGGGTTTAGCATTCAGCTCTCTATCTGGTTCACAATGTCGTTCACCTTTGACCGTTTTGTCGCAATTTGTTGCCAGAAATTGAAATCAAGATATTGCACCGAAAGGACAGCCACCATGGTTGTAACGGCCATGTGTGTGCTCAACATTTTGATCAATATTCCCATGCCTTTCCGCTATGAGCCCGATTATATTCTCAACAATATACAGTGGGGCTGCCGCACCATCACAGGATATTTTACTTCACCCGCATGGAAGGTTCACCAATGGATTACCAATCTCTCAAGTACATTACTTCCAATTCCTTTGCTGCTGCTGTTGAACTCTCTCACCGTCAGGCACATCTTATTAGCCAGTAGAGCTCGCAAAGCCCTGAAGAGCAACAACAATGGAAAAACCGGCAGTGATCCCGAGATGAAGAACAGAAGAACATCCATCATTCTACTCTTTGCTATCTCGGGCACTTTTATTGTGTTGTCGGCCCCTATTACCGTAATACACATTTGTGTCGGTGTCACACAGACACTCGATTTCCAAGGTTCAAACTCACTTTATTTGGCAATTAGAATCACATTTCTGTTGATGTGCACCAGCTCCTGtacaaacacttgtatttatgcaCTGACACAGAGGAGATTCAGAGCGGAGATCAGGAATATGGTGAAATATCCGTattatctcattgttaaattatttaAATAA
- the LOC137345968 gene encoding probable G-protein coupled receptor 139, with protein MGRQALPIEMFFPILAVIGIPGKNCGLSKGITRYMMAMAVGDLMVLIFNVIVNEIIKYHFPDSLLNYTSACRFSVFMQGFSIQLSIWFTLSFTFDRFVAICCQKLKSRYCNERTATTVITTMCVLNILNNIPMPFRYEPDYTLNNIQWGCRTVTGYFTSPAWKIHQWITILSNALLPIPLLLLLNSLTVRHILLASRARKALKSNNNGKTGSDPEMKNRRTSIILLFAISGSFIVLSAPITVIHICVGVTQTVTFQGSNSLYLAIRITFLLMCTSSCTNTCIYALTQRRFRAEIRNMVKYPYYLIVKLFK; from the exons ATGGGACGACAGGCACTTCCAATAGAAATGTTCTTTCCGATTCTCGCAGTTATTGGCATTCCTGGTAA GAACTGCGGTCTTTCCAAAGGAATCACTCGTTATATGATGGCCATGGCCGTGGGAGACCTCATGGTCCTTATCTTTAATGTTATTGTGAACGAAATCATCAAGTATCATTTTCCAGATTCATTGCTGAACTACACTTCCGCGTGTCGCTTTAGTGTCTTCATGCAAGGGTTTAGCATTCAGCTCTCTATCTGGTTCACACTGTCGTTCACCTTTGACCGTTTTGTCGCAATTTGTTGCCAGAAATTGAAATCAAGATATTGCAACGAAAGGACAGCCACCACGGTTATAACGACCATGTGTGTGCTCAACATTTTGAACAATATTCCCATGCCTTTCCGCTATGAGCCCGATTATACTCTCAACAATATACAGTGGGGTTGCCGCACCGTCACAGGATATTTTACTTCACCCGCATGGAAGATTCACCAATGGATTACCATCCTCTCAAATGCATTACTTCCAATTCCTTTGCTGCTGCTGTTGAACTCTCTCACCGTCAGGCACATTTTATTAGCCAGTCGAGCTCGCAAAGCCCTGAAGAGCAACAACAATGGAAAAACCGGCAGTGATCCCGAGATGAAGAACAGAAGAACATCCATCATTCTACTCTTTGCTATCTCGGGCAGTTTTATTGTGTTGTCGGCCCCTATTACCGTAATACACATCTGTGTCGGTGTCACACAGACAGTCACTTTCCAAGGTTCAAACTCACTTTATTTGGCAATTAGAATCACATTTCTGTTGATGTGCACCAGCTCCTGtacaaacacttgtatttatgcaCTGACACAGAGGAGATTCAGAGCGGAGATCAGGAATATGGTGAAATATCCGTattatctcattgttaaattatttaAATA